In the Neomonachus schauinslandi chromosome 13, ASM220157v2, whole genome shotgun sequence genome, one interval contains:
- the ARID3C gene encoding AT-rich interactive domain-containing protein 3C isoform X1: protein MEALQRQQAARLAQGVGPLAPPHSLPPPLPPLPGPRTLQAPEGVLGEVGTEEEEDAEEDEEGEEAGAEEEAAEESRPGTQGPSSPSSQPPGPHPHEWTFEEQFKQLYELDGDPKRKEFLDDLFSFMQKRGTPVNRVPIMAKQVLDLYALFRLVTAKGGLVEVINRKVWREVTRGLSLPTTITSAAFTLRTQYMKYLYPYECETRALSSPGELQAAIDSNRREGRRQAYTAAPLYGLAGPTPRGTPGQISGSGAAPPTPTPTPSPRPAQGSACGLPAHACAQLSPGPIKKEESGIPAPRLALPVGLALGPAREKLAPEEPPEKRAVLMGHMDPPQPGAPPSFLPRGKVPLREERLDGPLSLAGSGISSINMALEINGVVYTGVLFARRQPVPASQGPTNPVPPLPTGPPSSPSP from the exons ATGGAGGCCCTGCAGAGGCAGCAGGCAGCCCGCCTGGCCCAAGGGGTGGGGCCTTTGGCCCCTCCACACTCACTGCCACCACCACTACCTCCCTTGCCTGGCCCCCGGACCCTTCAGGCCCCTGAGGGGGTTTTGGGGGAGGTTGGGACTGAAGAAGAGGAGGATGCTGAAGAGgatgaggaaggggaggaagccggggcagaggaggaggcagccGAGGAGAGCCGTCCAGGGACACAGGGCCCCAGCTCACCTTCCAGCCAACCCCCTGGACCTCATCCCCATGAATGGACCTTCGAGGAACAGTTCAAGCAG CTGTACGAGCTTGATGGAGACCCCAAGAGGAAGGAATTTCTGGATGACCTGTTTAGCTTCATGCAGAAGAGGG GGACGCCAGTGAACCGTGTGCCCATCATGGCAAAGCAGGTGCTGGACCTGTACGCGCTCTTTCGCCTGGTGACAGCCAAAGGCGGCCTGGTGGAAGTCATCAACCGCAAGGTGTGGCGGGAGGTCACGCGCGGCCTCAGCCTGCCCACCACCATCACGTCGGCAGCCTTCACTCTACGCACCCA GTACATGAAGTATCTGTACCCGTACGAGTGCGAGACGCGGGCGCTCAGCTCCCCGGGGGAGCTCCAGGCAGCCATCGACAGCAACCGGCGCGAAGGCCGTCGTCAGGCTTATACCGCCGCCCCTCTCTACGGCTTAGCTGGGCCTACTCCTCGGGGAACTCCCGGCCAAATCTCGGGTTCTGGCGCCGCCCCGCCCACGCCCACGCCCACGCCCAGCCCCCGTCCTGCCCAAGGCTCCGCCTGCGGCCTGCCGGCGCATGCCTGCGCGCAGCTGAGCCCGGGCCCCATTAAAAAAG AGGAAAGCGGAATTCCAGCCCCTCGACTGGCACTGCCTGTGGGCTTGGCTTTGGGACCAGCAAGGGAGAAGTTGGCACCAGAGGAGCCCCCAGAGAAGAGGGCTGTGCTGATGGGGCACATGGATCCACCTCAACCTGGAGCTCCCCCCAGTTTCCTGCCCCGTGGCAAGGTTCCCctgaggg AAGAGCGGCTGGATGGGCCTCTCAGTCTGGCAGGCAGTGGTATCAGCAGTATCAACATGGCCCTAGAGATCAACGGGGTGGTCTACACTG GTGTCCTCTTTGCCCGTCGCCAGCCTGTGCCAGCTTCCCAGGGCCCAACCAACCCTGTACCTCCACTCCCTACAGGGCCCCCTTCCAGCCCCTCACCCTGA
- the ARID3C gene encoding AT-rich interactive domain-containing protein 3C isoform X2: MEALQRQQAARLAQGVGPLAPPHSLPPPLPPLPGPRTLQAPEGVLGEVGTEEEEDAEEDEEGEEAGAEEEAAEESRPGTQGPSSPSSQPPGPHPHEWTFEEQFKQLYELDGDPKRKEFLDDLFSFMQKRGTPVNRVPIMAKQVLDLYALFRLVTAKGGLVEVINRKVWREVTRGLSLPTTITSAAFTLRTQYMKYLYPYECETRALSSPGELQAAIDSNRREGRRQAYTAAPLYGLAGPTPRGTPGQISGSGAAPPTPTPTPSPRPAQGSACGLPAHACAQLSPGPIKKEERLDGPLSLAGSGISSINMALEINGVVYTGVLFARRQPVPASQGPTNPVPPLPTGPPSSPSP, translated from the exons ATGGAGGCCCTGCAGAGGCAGCAGGCAGCCCGCCTGGCCCAAGGGGTGGGGCCTTTGGCCCCTCCACACTCACTGCCACCACCACTACCTCCCTTGCCTGGCCCCCGGACCCTTCAGGCCCCTGAGGGGGTTTTGGGGGAGGTTGGGACTGAAGAAGAGGAGGATGCTGAAGAGgatgaggaaggggaggaagccggggcagaggaggaggcagccGAGGAGAGCCGTCCAGGGACACAGGGCCCCAGCTCACCTTCCAGCCAACCCCCTGGACCTCATCCCCATGAATGGACCTTCGAGGAACAGTTCAAGCAG CTGTACGAGCTTGATGGAGACCCCAAGAGGAAGGAATTTCTGGATGACCTGTTTAGCTTCATGCAGAAGAGGG GGACGCCAGTGAACCGTGTGCCCATCATGGCAAAGCAGGTGCTGGACCTGTACGCGCTCTTTCGCCTGGTGACAGCCAAAGGCGGCCTGGTGGAAGTCATCAACCGCAAGGTGTGGCGGGAGGTCACGCGCGGCCTCAGCCTGCCCACCACCATCACGTCGGCAGCCTTCACTCTACGCACCCA GTACATGAAGTATCTGTACCCGTACGAGTGCGAGACGCGGGCGCTCAGCTCCCCGGGGGAGCTCCAGGCAGCCATCGACAGCAACCGGCGCGAAGGCCGTCGTCAGGCTTATACCGCCGCCCCTCTCTACGGCTTAGCTGGGCCTACTCCTCGGGGAACTCCCGGCCAAATCTCGGGTTCTGGCGCCGCCCCGCCCACGCCCACGCCCACGCCCAGCCCCCGTCCTGCCCAAGGCTCCGCCTGCGGCCTGCCGGCGCATGCCTGCGCGCAGCTGAGCCCGGGCCCCATTAAAAAAG AAGAGCGGCTGGATGGGCCTCTCAGTCTGGCAGGCAGTGGTATCAGCAGTATCAACATGGCCCTAGAGATCAACGGGGTGGTCTACACTG GTGTCCTCTTTGCCCGTCGCCAGCCTGTGCCAGCTTCCCAGGGCCCAACCAACCCTGTACCTCCACTCCCTACAGGGCCCCCTTCCAGCCCCTCACCCTGA
- the SIGMAR1 gene encoding sigma non-opioid intracellular receptor 1 isoform X5, translating to MQWAVGRRWVWAALLLAVAAVLAQVVWLWLGTQSFVFQHEEIAQLARQYAGLDHELAFSRLIVELRRLHPGHVLPDEELQWVFVNAGGWMGAMCLLHASLSEYVLLFGTALGSRGHSGRYWAEISDTIISGTFHQWREGTTKSEVFYPGPLTSQA from the exons ATGCAGTGGGCAGTGGGCCGGCGGTGGGTGTGGGCCGCGTTGCTCCTGGCTGTTGCAGCTGTGCTGGCCCAAGTGGTCTGGCTCTGGCTGGGCACGCAAAGCTTCGTCTTCCAGCACGAAGAGATCGCGCAGCTGGCCCGGCAGTATGCGG GGCTGGACCACGAGCTGGCCTTCTCTCGGCTGATCGTGGAACTACGGCGGCTGCACCCAGGCCACGTGTTGCCCGACGAGGAGCTGCAGTGGGTGTTCGTGAACGCGGGCGGCTGGATGGGCGCCATGTGCCTTCTGCACGCCTCACTGTCCGAGTACGTGCTGCTCTTCGGCACCGCCCTGGGCTCCCGCGGCCACTCGG GGCGCTATTGGGCTGAGATCTCGGACACCATCATCTCTGGCACTTTCCACCAGTGGAGAGAGGGCACTACCAAAAGTGAGGTCTTCTACCCAG GACCCCTGACCAGCCAGGCCTGA
- the DCTN3 gene encoding dynactin subunit 3 isoform X1, with amino-acid sequence MAAVTDVQRLQARVEELERWVYGSGGPRGSRKVADGLVKVQVALGNIASKRERVKILYKKIEDLIKYLDPEYIDRISIPDASKLQFILAEEQFILSQIALLEQVEALVPMLDSAHIKAVPEHAARLQRLAQIHIQQQDQCVEITEESKALLEEYNKTTMLLSKQFVQWDELLCQLEAAKQVKPAEE; translated from the exons ATGGCGGCTGTGACCGATGTGCAGCGGCTACAGGCCCGTGTGGAGGAACTGGAGCGCTGGGTGTACGGGTCGGGCGGGCCGCGCGGCTCTCGGAAG GTGGCTGATGGCCTAGTCAAGGTACAGGTGGCTTTGGGGAACATTgccagcaagagggagagggtgaagatTCTGTACAAAAAGA TTGAAGACCTGATCAAATATCTGGATCCTGAGTACATTGACCGCATCTCCATACCTGATGCCTCTAAGCTGCAATTCATATTAGCAG AGGAGCAGTTTATCTTATCCCAGATTGCACTCCTGGAGCAGGTGGAGGCTTTGGTGCCCATGCTGGACAGCGCTCACATCAAAG CTGTTCCTGAGCATGCTGCCCGCCTGCAGCGCTTGGCCCAGATCCACATCCAGCAGCAG GACCAGTGTGTGGAGATCACTGAGGAGTCCAAGGCTCTCCTGGAGGAATACAACAAGACT ACAATGCTTCTCTCCAAGCAATTTGTGCAGTGGGATGAGCTACTTTGCCAGCTAGAGGCCGCCAAGCAAGTGAAGCCAGCAGAGGAGTGA
- the DCTN3 gene encoding dynactin subunit 3 isoform X2, with product MAAVTDVQRLQARVEELERWVYGSGGPRGSRKVADGLVKVQVALGNIASKRERVKILYKKIEDLIKYLDPEYIDRISIPDASKLQFILAEEQFILSQIALLEQVEALVPMLDSAHIKAVPEHAARLQRLAQIHIQQQALVLTLTCHQTMLLSKQFVQWDELLCQLEAAKQVKPAEE from the exons ATGGCGGCTGTGACCGATGTGCAGCGGCTACAGGCCCGTGTGGAGGAACTGGAGCGCTGGGTGTACGGGTCGGGCGGGCCGCGCGGCTCTCGGAAG GTGGCTGATGGCCTAGTCAAGGTACAGGTGGCTTTGGGGAACATTgccagcaagagggagagggtgaagatTCTGTACAAAAAGA TTGAAGACCTGATCAAATATCTGGATCCTGAGTACATTGACCGCATCTCCATACCTGATGCCTCTAAGCTGCAATTCATATTAGCAG AGGAGCAGTTTATCTTATCCCAGATTGCACTCCTGGAGCAGGTGGAGGCTTTGGTGCCCATGCTGGACAGCGCTCACATCAAAG CTGTTCCTGAGCATGCTGCCCGCCTGCAGCGCTTGGCCCAGATCCACATCCAGCAGCAG GCTCTTGTTCTCACCTTGACCTGCCACCAGACAATGCTTCTCTCCAAGCAATTTGTGCAGTGGGATGAGCTACTTTGCCAGCTAGAGGCCGCCAAGCAAGTGAAGCCAGCAGAGGAGTGA
- the SIGMAR1 gene encoding sigma non-opioid intracellular receptor 1 isoform X3 has protein sequence MQWAVGRRWVWAALLLAVAAVLAQVVWLWLGLDHELAFSRLIVELRRLHPGHVLPDEELQWVFVNAGGWMGAMCLLHASLSEYVLLFGTALGSRGHSGRYWAEISDTIISGTFHQWREGTTKSEVFYPGETVVHGPGEATAVEWGPNTWMVEYGRGVIPSTLAFALTDTIFSTQDFLTLFYTLRAYARGLRLEFTTYLFGQDP, from the exons ATGCAGTGGGCAGTGGGCCGGCGGTGGGTGTGGGCCGCGTTGCTCCTGGCTGTTGCAGCTGTGCTGGCCCAAGTGGTCTGGCTCTGGCTGG GGCTGGACCACGAGCTGGCCTTCTCTCGGCTGATCGTGGAACTACGGCGGCTGCACCCAGGCCACGTGTTGCCCGACGAGGAGCTGCAGTGGGTGTTCGTGAACGCGGGCGGCTGGATGGGCGCCATGTGCCTTCTGCACGCCTCACTGTCCGAGTACGTGCTGCTCTTCGGCACCGCCCTGGGCTCCCGCGGCCACTCGG GGCGCTATTGGGCTGAGATCTCGGACACCATCATCTCTGGCACTTTCCACCAGTGGAGAGAGGGCACTACCAAAAGTGAGGTCTTCTACCCAG GAGAGACCGTGGTGCATGGGCCTGGTGAGGCAACGGCTGTGGAATGGGGGCCAAACACATGGATGGTGGAGTATGGCCGGGGTGTCATCCCATCTACCCTGGCCTTCGCGCTGACTGACACAATCTTCAGCACCCAGGACTTCCTCACACTCTTCTATACCCTTCGCGCCTATGCCCGGGGCCTCAGGCTTGAGTTCACCACCTACCTCTTCGGCCAGGACCCCTGA
- the SIGMAR1 gene encoding sigma non-opioid intracellular receptor 1 isoform X4, whose amino-acid sequence MQWAVGRRWVWAALLLAVAAVLAQVVWLWLGTQSFVFQHEEIAQLARQYAGLDHELAFSRLIVELRRLHPGHVLPDEELQWVFVNAGGWMGAMCLLHASLSEYVLLFGTALGSRGHSGETVVHGPGEATAVEWGPNTWMVEYGRGVIPSTLAFALTDTIFSTQDFLTLFYTLRAYARGLRLEFTTYLFGQDP is encoded by the exons ATGCAGTGGGCAGTGGGCCGGCGGTGGGTGTGGGCCGCGTTGCTCCTGGCTGTTGCAGCTGTGCTGGCCCAAGTGGTCTGGCTCTGGCTGGGCACGCAAAGCTTCGTCTTCCAGCACGAAGAGATCGCGCAGCTGGCCCGGCAGTATGCGG GGCTGGACCACGAGCTGGCCTTCTCTCGGCTGATCGTGGAACTACGGCGGCTGCACCCAGGCCACGTGTTGCCCGACGAGGAGCTGCAGTGGGTGTTCGTGAACGCGGGCGGCTGGATGGGCGCCATGTGCCTTCTGCACGCCTCACTGTCCGAGTACGTGCTGCTCTTCGGCACCGCCCTGGGCTCCCGCGGCCACTCGG GAGAGACCGTGGTGCATGGGCCTGGTGAGGCAACGGCTGTGGAATGGGGGCCAAACACATGGATGGTGGAGTATGGCCGGGGTGTCATCCCATCTACCCTGGCCTTCGCGCTGACTGACACAATCTTCAGCACCCAGGACTTCCTCACACTCTTCTATACCCTTCGCGCCTATGCCCGGGGCCTCAGGCTTGAGTTCACCACCTACCTCTTCGGCCAGGACCCCTGA
- the SIGMAR1 gene encoding sigma non-opioid intracellular receptor 1 isoform X1, with product MQWAVGRRWVWAALLLAVAAVLAQVVWLWLGTQSFVFQHEEIAQLARQYAGLDHELAFSRLIVELRRLHPGHVLPDEELQWVFVNAGGWMGAMCLLHASLSEYVLLFGTALGSRGHSGRYWAEISDTIISGTFHQWREGTTKSEVFYPGETVVHGPGEATAVEWGPNTWMVEYGRGVIPSTLAFALTDTIFSTQDFLTLFYTLRAYARGLRLEFTTYLFGQDP from the exons ATGCAGTGGGCAGTGGGCCGGCGGTGGGTGTGGGCCGCGTTGCTCCTGGCTGTTGCAGCTGTGCTGGCCCAAGTGGTCTGGCTCTGGCTGGGCACGCAAAGCTTCGTCTTCCAGCACGAAGAGATCGCGCAGCTGGCCCGGCAGTATGCGG GGCTGGACCACGAGCTGGCCTTCTCTCGGCTGATCGTGGAACTACGGCGGCTGCACCCAGGCCACGTGTTGCCCGACGAGGAGCTGCAGTGGGTGTTCGTGAACGCGGGCGGCTGGATGGGCGCCATGTGCCTTCTGCACGCCTCACTGTCCGAGTACGTGCTGCTCTTCGGCACCGCCCTGGGCTCCCGCGGCCACTCGG GGCGCTATTGGGCTGAGATCTCGGACACCATCATCTCTGGCACTTTCCACCAGTGGAGAGAGGGCACTACCAAAAGTGAGGTCTTCTACCCAG GAGAGACCGTGGTGCATGGGCCTGGTGAGGCAACGGCTGTGGAATGGGGGCCAAACACATGGATGGTGGAGTATGGCCGGGGTGTCATCCCATCTACCCTGGCCTTCGCGCTGACTGACACAATCTTCAGCACCCAGGACTTCCTCACACTCTTCTATACCCTTCGCGCCTATGCCCGGGGCCTCAGGCTTGAGTTCACCACCTACCTCTTCGGCCAGGACCCCTGA
- the SIGMAR1 gene encoding sigma non-opioid intracellular receptor 1 isoform X2, which produces MQWAVGRRWVWAALLLAVAAVLAQVVWLWLGTQSFVFQHEEIAQLARQYAGLDHELAFSRLIVELRRLHPGHVLPDEELQWVFVNAGGWMGAMCLLHASLSEYVLLFGTALGSRGHSGRYWAEISDTIISGTFHQWREGTTKRETVVHGPGEATAVEWGPNTWMVEYGRGVIPSTLAFALTDTIFSTQDFLTLFYTLRAYARGLRLEFTTYLFGQDP; this is translated from the exons ATGCAGTGGGCAGTGGGCCGGCGGTGGGTGTGGGCCGCGTTGCTCCTGGCTGTTGCAGCTGTGCTGGCCCAAGTGGTCTGGCTCTGGCTGGGCACGCAAAGCTTCGTCTTCCAGCACGAAGAGATCGCGCAGCTGGCCCGGCAGTATGCGG GGCTGGACCACGAGCTGGCCTTCTCTCGGCTGATCGTGGAACTACGGCGGCTGCACCCAGGCCACGTGTTGCCCGACGAGGAGCTGCAGTGGGTGTTCGTGAACGCGGGCGGCTGGATGGGCGCCATGTGCCTTCTGCACGCCTCACTGTCCGAGTACGTGCTGCTCTTCGGCACCGCCCTGGGCTCCCGCGGCCACTCGG GGCGCTATTGGGCTGAGATCTCGGACACCATCATCTCTGGCACTTTCCACCAGTGGAGAGAGGGCACTACCAAAA GAGAGACCGTGGTGCATGGGCCTGGTGAGGCAACGGCTGTGGAATGGGGGCCAAACACATGGATGGTGGAGTATGGCCGGGGTGTCATCCCATCTACCCTGGCCTTCGCGCTGACTGACACAATCTTCAGCACCCAGGACTTCCTCACACTCTTCTATACCCTTCGCGCCTATGCCCGGGGCCTCAGGCTTGAGTTCACCACCTACCTCTTCGGCCAGGACCCCTGA
- the GALT gene encoding galactose-1-phosphate uridylyltransferase isoform X1, with protein MSRSGSTPEQRQQAPEADATATTFRASEHQHIRYNPLQDEWVLVSAHRMKRPWQGQVEPPLLKTAPRHDPHNPLCPGATRANGEVNPYYDGTFLFDNDFPALQPDAPNPGPSDHPLFQTEAARGVCKVMCFHPWSDVTLPLMSVPEIRTVIDAWAAVTEELGARYPWVQIFENKGAMMGCSNPHPHCQVWASSFLPDIAQREERSQQAYQSQHGEPLLMEYGHQELLRKERLVLTSEHWLVLVPFWAVWPFQTLLLPRRHVRRLPELTPAERDDLASIMKKLLTKYDNLFETSFPYSMGWHGAPTGSEAGANWDHWQLHAHYYPPLLRSATVRKFMVGYEMLAQAQRDLTPEQAAERLRTVPEVHYRLGQKDRDSNHRLTTLTTGPSA; from the exons ATGTCGCGCAGCGGATCAACCCCTGAGCAGCGCCAGCAGGCGCCAGAGGCAGACGCCACGGCCACAACCTTCCGGGCGAGCG AACATCAGCATATCCGCTACAACCCGCTACAAGATGAGTGGGTGCTCGTGTCAGCTCACCGCATGAAGCGGCCCTGGCAGGGGCAAGTAGAGCCCCCGCTCCTGAAGACAGCTCCCCGCCATGACCCCCACAACCCTCTGTGTCCCGGGGCCACACGGGCCAATGGAGAG GTGAATCCCTACTATGATGGCACCTTCCTGTTTGACAACGACTTCCCAGCTCTGCAGCCTGATGCCCCCAATCCAG GACCCAGTGATCATCCCCTTTTCCAAACAGAGGCTGCTCGAGGAGTTTG tAAGGTCATGTGCTTCCACCCCTGGTCGGATGTAACGCTGCCACTCATGTCAGTCCCTGAGATCCGAACTGTCATCGATGCATGGGCCGCAGTGACAGAGGAGCTGGGAGCCCGGTACCCTTGGGTGCAG ATCTTTGAAAACAAAGGAGCCATGATGGGCTGTTCCAacccccatccccactgccaG GTGTGGGCCAGTAGTTTTCTGCCAGATATTGCCCAGCGTGAGGAGCGATCTCAGCAGGCCTATCAGAGTCAACATGGAGAACCCCTGCTAATGGAATATGGCCACCAGGAGCTGCTCAGAAAG GAACGTCTGGTCTTAACCAGTGAGCACTGGTTAGTACTGGTCCCCTTTTGGGCAGTGTGGCCCTTCCAGACACTGCTGCTGCCCCGGAGGCATGTGCGACGCCTTCCTGAGCTGACCCCTGCTGAGCGTGATG ATCTAGCCTCTATCATGAAGAAGCTCTTGACCAAGTATGACAACCTATTTGAGACATCCTTTCCGTACTCCATGGGCTGGCACG GGGCTCCCACGGGATCAGAGGCTGGCGCCAACTGGGATCACTGGCAGCTGCATGCTCATTACTACCCTCCACTCCTGCGCTCTGCCACCGTCCGGAAATTCATGGTTGGCTATGAAATGCTTGCCCAGGCTCAGAGGGACCTCACCCCTGAGCAG
- the RPP25L gene encoding ribonuclease P protein subunit p25-like protein yields the protein MEHYQKAGSVELPAPSPMPQLPPDTLEMRVRDGSKIRNLLGLALGRLEGGSARHVVFSGSGRAAGKAVSCAEIVKRRVPGLHQLTKLRFLQTEDSWVPVSPDTGLDPLTVRRHVPAVWVLLSRDPLDPNECGYQPPGAPPGLGPTSSSICGPRPRRRVRDTWS from the coding sequence ATGGAGCACTACCAGAAAGCTGGCTCTGTGGAACTCCCAGCACCTTCTCCGATGCCCCAGCTACCTCCTGATACCCTGGAGATGCGGGTCCGAGATGGCAGCAAAATCCGCAACCTACTGGGGCTGGCACTGGGTCGACTGGAGGGTGGTAGTGCACGGCATGTGGTGTTCTCAGGTTCTGGCCGCGCTGCAGGGAAGGCGGTCAGCTGTGCTGAGATTGTCAAGCGGCGTGTTCCAGGCCTGCACCAGCTTACCAAGCTGCGCTTCCTGCAGACCGAGGACAGCTGGGTGCCAGTCTCACCTGACACTGGCCTGGATCCCCTCACAGTGCGCCGCCATGTACCTGCAGTGTGGGTACTGCTCAGCCGGGACCCCCTGGACCCCAATGAGTGTGGCTACCAGCCTCCAGGAGCACCCCCTGGCCTGGGGCCCACATCAAGCTCCATCTGTGGCCCACGACCTCGAAGAAGGGTTCGAGACACCTGGTCCTGA
- the DCTN3 gene encoding dynactin subunit 3 isoform X3 yields MAAVTDVQRLQARVEELERWVYGSGGPRGSRKVADGLVKVQVALGNIASKRERVKILYKKIEDLIKYLDPEYIDRISIPDASKLQFILAAVPEHAARLQRLAQIHIQQQDQCVEITEESKALLEEYNKTTMLLSKQFVQWDELLCQLEAAKQVKPAEE; encoded by the exons ATGGCGGCTGTGACCGATGTGCAGCGGCTACAGGCCCGTGTGGAGGAACTGGAGCGCTGGGTGTACGGGTCGGGCGGGCCGCGCGGCTCTCGGAAG GTGGCTGATGGCCTAGTCAAGGTACAGGTGGCTTTGGGGAACATTgccagcaagagggagagggtgaagatTCTGTACAAAAAGA TTGAAGACCTGATCAAATATCTGGATCCTGAGTACATTGACCGCATCTCCATACCTGATGCCTCTAAGCTGCAATTCATATTAGCAG CTGTTCCTGAGCATGCTGCCCGCCTGCAGCGCTTGGCCCAGATCCACATCCAGCAGCAG GACCAGTGTGTGGAGATCACTGAGGAGTCCAAGGCTCTCCTGGAGGAATACAACAAGACT ACAATGCTTCTCTCCAAGCAATTTGTGCAGTGGGATGAGCTACTTTGCCAGCTAGAGGCCGCCAAGCAAGTGAAGCCAGCAGAGGAGTGA